A genome region from Mycobacterium florentinum includes the following:
- a CDS encoding EcsC family protein, translated as MALSEYEQEQLTKVNAYKHRTLRRPERRLLPFTVGGLGSGVVNTLLKLPVLREVKKPGAAVLDTAAAGAARFMTKTGQLATSEARVIGAYAKKGHPVEHLDDIRKLDLRSIDEVASFGLRHRAYSASAAAEGAAAGLAVSSGEAAATAGAAATAGAAAGPGLGTVATAMGVDAAALLTACSAVVAHDALYYGYDPLDPAEEIFMMHVIALGLAETEPAKVAAYQQLTLLTESLARNAAWQQLDRQVAVKVIQKFAVKFAQDLTLKKLVQLVPGLGVGLGAALNWTTVGEIADAAYWAYRERFLYEKGAEFEPIATDIEGAKNDDRLSLDLEDILKSEGVQLDGER; from the coding sequence GTGGCGCTATCTGAGTACGAGCAAGAACAGCTGACGAAGGTCAACGCGTACAAGCACCGCACCCTGCGGCGCCCGGAACGGCGCCTGCTTCCCTTCACGGTCGGTGGCCTGGGCTCGGGGGTGGTCAACACGCTGCTGAAGCTGCCGGTACTGCGCGAGGTGAAAAAGCCAGGCGCGGCGGTGCTGGACACCGCGGCCGCGGGCGCCGCCAGGTTCATGACCAAGACGGGTCAACTGGCCACGTCGGAGGCGCGCGTCATCGGCGCCTATGCGAAGAAAGGCCACCCGGTCGAGCATCTCGACGACATCAGGAAGCTCGACCTGCGATCCATCGACGAGGTCGCGTCCTTCGGTCTCCGGCATCGCGCCTACTCGGCATCGGCGGCGGCGGAAGGCGCGGCGGCCGGCCTGGCCGTCAGCAGCGGTGAGGCGGCGGCAACCGCCGGTGCGGCGGCCACCGCGGGCGCCGCGGCGGGGCCGGGATTGGGCACCGTCGCCACGGCGATGGGCGTCGACGCCGCGGCACTGTTGACCGCGTGCAGCGCGGTGGTGGCTCACGATGCTCTCTATTACGGCTACGACCCGCTCGACCCCGCCGAAGAGATCTTCATGATGCACGTCATCGCGTTGGGCCTCGCGGAGACGGAACCGGCGAAAGTCGCCGCCTACCAACAGCTTACGTTGTTGACCGAAAGCCTCGCCCGCAACGCGGCGTGGCAGCAGCTCGACCGGCAGGTGGCCGTCAAGGTCATCCAGAAGTTCGCCGTCAAATTCGCCCAGGACCTGACGCTGAAAAAGCTGGTGCAGCTGGTACCCGGCCTCGGCGTCGGACTGGGCGCGGCCCTGAACTGGACGACGGTCGGCGAGATCGCCGACGCGGCCTACTGGGCTTACCGCGAGCGCTTCCTGTACGAAAAGGGCGCCGAATTCGAGCCCATCGCAACCGATATCGAGGGCGCCAAGAACGACGATCGACTATCGCTCGATCTCGAAGACATCCTCAAGTCGGAAGGCGTCCAGCTCGACGGCGAACGCTAA
- a CDS encoding HD domain-containing protein, with translation MDHIATADAIAAAAHAGQVDKAGMPYIGHVRRVASYVDPANTDAVVAALLHDVIEDTGLTAADLAERGIPQAAIDAIELLTRRDDQPSADYYRRISAHPTAREVKLADLADNTDPERMANLTESDRARLTQKYAGAYAALGADFDDGARRRTRAAQ, from the coding sequence GTGGACCACATCGCAACAGCGGACGCGATCGCGGCCGCCGCCCACGCCGGCCAGGTCGACAAGGCCGGCATGCCCTACATCGGACACGTCCGCCGCGTCGCCTCCTACGTCGATCCCGCCAACACCGACGCCGTGGTGGCGGCCCTGCTGCACGACGTCATCGAGGACACCGGCCTCACCGCGGCCGACCTGGCCGAGCGCGGCATCCCGCAGGCCGCGATCGACGCGATCGAGCTGCTGACCCGCCGCGACGACCAGCCGTCGGCCGATTACTACCGTCGCATCAGCGCGCACCCGACCGCCCGGGAAGTCAAGCTCGCGGACCTGGCCGACAACACCGATCCCGAACGGATGGCAAACCTGACCGAGTCCGACCGGGCACGGCTGACCCAGAAGTACGCGGGCGCCTACGCCGCGCTCGGCGCCGACTTCGACGACGGGGCCCGGCGCAGAACCCGTGCGGCACAGTGA
- a CDS encoding dioxygenase family protein, producing the protein MPDLNEHTITEAVKKTFDTSTDDRFRQLLQSLVQHLHDFAREVRLTGDEWFTAMDFIERLGKISSPTRQEVVLASDILGLSMLLDTMNESPGGSATASALLGPFYVEGRPSAPNGADISNGVAGTPMFVTGRVVDEHGEPVAKAHVDIWHSDGDGAYDVQLTEQLHGEFAMRALLTTDADGRFWCRSITPRYYPVPTDGPCGEIMRAANRSVMRPQHVHFWFQADGYHPLITQLFLDDDPYIGRDAVFADRASLQADFVRHEPGVAPDGTEVDEPFVALDWTFTLAAERP; encoded by the coding sequence ATGCCAGATCTCAACGAACACACCATTACCGAAGCCGTAAAGAAAACCTTCGACACGTCCACCGACGACCGGTTCAGGCAACTGCTCCAAAGCCTGGTTCAGCACCTGCACGACTTCGCCCGCGAGGTGCGGCTGACCGGCGACGAGTGGTTCACCGCAATGGATTTCATCGAACGGCTGGGCAAAATCTCCAGCCCCACCCGCCAGGAGGTGGTGCTGGCCTCCGACATCCTCGGCCTGTCGATGCTGCTGGACACGATGAACGAGAGCCCCGGCGGCTCGGCCACCGCCTCGGCGCTGCTGGGCCCGTTCTACGTCGAGGGCCGACCGAGCGCCCCCAACGGCGCCGACATCTCCAACGGCGTCGCGGGCACACCGATGTTCGTCACCGGCCGCGTCGTCGACGAACACGGCGAGCCGGTCGCGAAAGCGCACGTCGACATCTGGCACAGCGACGGCGACGGCGCCTACGACGTCCAGCTGACCGAGCAACTGCACGGCGAGTTCGCGATGCGCGCGCTGCTGACCACCGACGCCGACGGCCGATTCTGGTGCCGCTCGATCACGCCGCGCTACTACCCGGTGCCCACCGACGGCCCGTGTGGGGAGATCATGCGCGCCGCCAACCGATCCGTGATGCGCCCGCAGCACGTGCACTTCTGGTTCCAGGCCGACGGCTACCACCCGCTGATCACCCAGCTGTTCCTCGACGACGACCCCTACATCGGGCGCGACGCCGTCTTCGCCGACCGGGCGTCGTTGCAGGCCGACTTCGTGCGCCACGAGCCGGGCGTCGCGCCGGACGGAACAGAAGTCGACGAACCGTTCGTCGCGCTGGACTGGACGTTCACCCTCGCGGCCGAGCGCCCGTGA
- a CDS encoding carboxymuconolactone decarboxylase family protein, with translation MTRIALADLDRQPEPIREWAARRGNLNVFALLANAPNVFPGWSQMVDELYASPTFTARLREVVVVRVAHLQGSPYELAQHVPLATAAGLTEHELDALATGDLEGFSADERAALDVVDELCTTRHLTDDSFAAARAVFGDAALTELLMLVSCYYGLALVLNAADLEIDVPGPSR, from the coding sequence GTGACCCGCATCGCGCTCGCCGACCTCGACCGGCAGCCCGAACCGATCCGCGAGTGGGCGGCCCGGCGCGGCAACCTCAATGTCTTTGCGCTACTCGCCAACGCGCCCAACGTATTTCCCGGTTGGTCGCAAATGGTCGACGAGCTGTACGCCAGCCCGACCTTCACCGCGCGCCTGCGGGAAGTGGTCGTCGTACGGGTCGCGCACCTGCAGGGCTCACCGTATGAGCTCGCCCAGCACGTGCCGCTCGCAACCGCCGCCGGGCTCACCGAGCACGAGCTTGACGCCCTGGCCACCGGCGACCTCGAAGGCTTCAGTGCCGACGAACGCGCGGCCCTCGACGTCGTCGACGAGTTGTGCACCACCCGCCACCTGACCGACGATTCCTTTGCCGCGGCCCGGGCCGTCTTCGGCGACGCGGCGCTCACCGAATTGCTGATGCTCGTCAGCTGCTACTACGGGCTGGCCCTGGTGCTCAACGCCGCCGACCTGGAGATCGACGTTCCGGGCCCGAGCCGATGA
- a CDS encoding TetR/AcrR family transcriptional regulator: MRGRFPVTLHDVAARKPSTRLSADDWLQAGYTLLAEEGARALKIERLCQQVGATRGSFYWHFEDMDGYRAALVESWKTFREQDRQSLNEIDTLPPRERLSAMMISLVRPQHWILERAMREWARTDEAAAANIRDADRRLLRSVAKAYGDCGFSPEDAKLRAELTFAAGIGLLHLTGSATQAQKLANHERFLDLMLGESK, from the coding sequence ATGCGGGGCCGATTCCCCGTAACGTTGCACGACGTGGCCGCGCGTAAGCCCTCGACGCGCCTGTCAGCCGACGACTGGCTGCAGGCCGGCTATACATTGCTCGCCGAGGAGGGCGCACGCGCCCTCAAGATCGAACGGCTCTGCCAGCAGGTCGGCGCCACCCGGGGCAGCTTCTACTGGCACTTCGAGGACATGGACGGCTACCGGGCCGCGCTGGTCGAATCGTGGAAGACGTTCCGGGAGCAGGATCGACAATCGTTGAACGAGATCGACACGCTGCCGCCGCGAGAACGGTTGTCGGCCATGATGATTTCCTTGGTGCGGCCGCAACACTGGATACTCGAACGCGCGATGCGGGAGTGGGCCCGCACCGACGAGGCCGCCGCCGCCAACATTCGCGACGCGGATCGGCGCCTGCTGCGTTCGGTCGCAAAGGCCTACGGCGACTGCGGATTCAGCCCCGAGGACGCCAAGCTGCGCGCGGAGCTGACGTTCGCGGCCGGAATCGGGCTGCTCCACCTCACCGGCTCGGCCACCCAGGCGCAAAAGCTGGCCAACCACGAGCGCTTCCTGGACCTGATGCTGGGCGAATCGAAGTAA
- a CDS encoding acyl-CoA dehydrogenase family protein translates to MSAVASRSLHGITDEFVARLAQRAGEAERLRRLPAATVSEFRQTDLFRLLLPARFGGLQAAFPELLEPIRLMAHGCASSAWTLGFYALHNWLLSLFDPQLQEEVFASGPVLAPAPLAPTGRGTPADGGVRLTGRWSWATGAMDADWVIVGALIERDDAITPSLVVLPAGHVEVDDVWHTAGMRGTGSHDLIATDVFVPAHRIAGVADIYGGTAPGAQVHGVASYRWPLVPALALVASMPVLGAAERVAELFAERLGDRVLAYSGVAQKDQPAAQIRLADATVRLRALRSLVAETAAEIDELVVSGERVRRSVRANARLAAAYTVHESRAIIADLLEAAGASAHNLSSPLQRAKRDVDIAAGHVVFDYDVSRELAGALAIGAKVSPIAMV, encoded by the coding sequence ATGTCCGCGGTCGCGAGCCGCTCGCTGCACGGCATCACCGACGAATTCGTCGCGCGGTTAGCGCAGCGCGCCGGGGAAGCCGAGCGGCTGCGCCGGCTGCCCGCGGCGACGGTCAGCGAATTCCGGCAGACGGACTTGTTTAGGCTGCTGCTGCCGGCCAGGTTCGGAGGTCTGCAAGCAGCGTTTCCCGAACTGCTGGAACCGATTCGGTTGATGGCGCACGGCTGCGCGTCGAGTGCGTGGACGTTGGGGTTCTACGCGCTGCACAACTGGCTGCTGTCGCTGTTCGACCCACAGCTGCAGGAAGAAGTGTTCGCCTCGGGCCCGGTGCTGGCGCCGGCTCCGCTGGCCCCGACCGGGCGCGGCACCCCGGCCGACGGCGGCGTGCGCCTGACCGGTCGATGGTCCTGGGCGACGGGTGCGATGGATGCCGACTGGGTGATCGTGGGCGCGCTGATCGAGCGCGACGACGCCATCACCCCGTCGCTGGTGGTGCTGCCCGCCGGCCACGTCGAGGTCGACGACGTGTGGCACACCGCGGGCATGCGCGGCACCGGCTCTCACGATCTGATCGCCACCGATGTGTTCGTCCCCGCGCATCGCATCGCCGGCGTGGCCGACATCTATGGCGGCACCGCCCCGGGCGCGCAGGTGCACGGGGTGGCCAGCTACCGGTGGCCGCTGGTGCCCGCGCTGGCGCTGGTGGCGTCGATGCCGGTGCTCGGTGCCGCCGAACGGGTGGCCGAGCTGTTCGCCGAGCGGCTCGGCGACCGCGTGCTGGCGTATAGCGGTGTGGCGCAAAAGGATCAGCCGGCCGCCCAGATCAGGCTCGCCGACGCCACGGTGCGGCTGCGCGCGCTGCGTTCGCTGGTCGCCGAGACCGCCGCCGAGATCGACGAACTCGTGGTCAGCGGTGAACGCGTGCGGCGATCGGTGCGGGCCAACGCCCGGCTGGCCGCGGCGTACACCGTGCACGAGTCCCGGGCGATCATCGCCGATCTGCTGGAGGCCGCCGGTGCCAGTGCCCATAACTTGTCCAGCCCGTTGCAGCGCGCCAAGCGCGACGTGGACATCGCCGCGGGCCATGTGGTGTTCGACTACGACGTGAGCCGGGAGTTGGCCGGGGCGTTGGCGATTGGCGCCAAGGTATCGCCGATCGCGATGGTGTGA
- a CDS encoding cutinase family protein has translation MGRYFGMIAGHINQLVKPTAIAAVGLGTSFLISPTPSASAEPCPDVQVVYARGTGEPAGIGPTGQAFVDNLRGREAGKSVDVYAVNYPASDEWSTGMDGIRDAGAHVVSMANSCPKTKMVLSGFSQGAAVMGFVTSASVPDGYDPATVPKPLSPDIADHVAAVVLFGTPNTRAMNFLGQPPLVIGPAYAGKTIKVCANEDPVCSDGMDFAAHNTYADDGAMIDKGASFAAARIDAASGGPAVVVHPPTGGGFGN, from the coding sequence ATGGGCAGATATTTCGGCATGATCGCCGGTCACATCAATCAACTCGTCAAACCCACGGCAATAGCAGCCGTCGGCCTTGGCACTAGTTTCCTTATCTCCCCTACTCCCTCGGCATCGGCCGAGCCATGCCCCGACGTTCAAGTGGTGTATGCGCGAGGCACCGGCGAGCCGGCAGGCATCGGCCCGACGGGGCAGGCCTTCGTCGACAACCTGCGCGGGCGCGAAGCCGGAAAGTCCGTCGACGTCTATGCCGTCAACTACCCCGCCAGCGATGAATGGTCCACCGGCATGGATGGCATCAGGGACGCCGGTGCCCATGTGGTGTCGATGGCAAACAGCTGCCCGAAGACCAAGATGGTGCTCAGCGGCTTCTCGCAGGGCGCAGCCGTGATGGGCTTCGTCACCTCGGCGTCAGTGCCCGACGGGTACGACCCCGCGACCGTGCCCAAGCCGCTGTCACCCGACATCGCCGACCACGTCGCCGCGGTGGTGCTCTTCGGAACGCCTAACACGCGGGCGATGAACTTCTTGGGTCAACCGCCGCTGGTCATCGGACCGGCCTACGCGGGCAAGACGATCAAGGTCTGCGCCAACGAGGACCCGGTGTGTTCGGACGGAATGGACTTCGCCGCCCACAACACCTACGCCGACGACGGCGCCATGATCGACAAGGGCGCGTCCTTTGCCGCCGCCCGAATCGACGCGGCCTCCGGCGGACCGGCAGTAGTCGTGCACCCGCCCACCGGCGGCGGCTTCGGCAACTAA
- a CDS encoding Rv3717 family N-acetylmuramoyl-L-alanine amidase, with product MNDPARRGFGRLKSVSRRQVLKLAGSAPVLLGVTTLVAPRASAGLAGASVFLDAGHNAVNDASINQQVPNGRGGTKACQTSGAATNDGYPEHAFNWAVVGLVNDSLRQMGVNTALSRDNDSSVGPCVDARAAQANAMHPNAIVSIHADGGPPSGSGFHVNYSSPPLNDVQAGPAVQLAHTMRDALVQAGFHPSTYVGSDGLYGRADLAGLNLAQYPAVLVELGNMRNAEEAALMESADGRAKYAAAVTQGIVAFLNGR from the coding sequence GTGAACGATCCTGCGCGACGAGGGTTCGGCCGGCTGAAATCTGTTTCCAGACGCCAGGTCTTGAAACTTGCCGGTTCCGCGCCGGTGCTCCTCGGTGTGACAACGCTTGTTGCCCCGCGCGCATCCGCCGGCCTTGCCGGGGCGTCGGTCTTCCTCGACGCGGGCCACAACGCCGTGAACGACGCCTCGATAAACCAACAGGTTCCGAACGGCCGGGGCGGCACCAAAGCCTGCCAAACGTCGGGCGCCGCGACCAACGACGGCTACCCGGAGCATGCGTTCAATTGGGCCGTCGTCGGCCTCGTCAATGATTCGCTGCGGCAAATGGGCGTTAATACCGCGTTGTCACGCGACAACGACAGCTCCGTCGGTCCTTGCGTCGACGCGCGTGCGGCGCAGGCCAATGCGATGCACCCCAATGCGATCGTCAGTATTCACGCCGACGGTGGTCCGCCGTCCGGCAGCGGATTTCACGTCAACTACTCCAGCCCGCCGCTCAACGATGTCCAGGCCGGCCCGGCCGTGCAGCTGGCGCACACGATGCGTGATGCCCTGGTACAGGCTGGTTTTCACCCGTCGACCTACGTCGGGTCGGACGGCCTGTACGGGCGCGCCGACCTCGCCGGCCTGAACCTGGCGCAGTACCCGGCGGTGCTCGTCGAACTCGGCAACATGAGAAACGCGGAGGAAGCGGCGCTGATGGAAAGCGCGGACGGCCGGGCGAAGTACGCCGCGGCCGTCACCCAGGGGATCGTCGCGTTCCTGAACGGCCGCTGA
- a CDS encoding DUF202 domain-containing protein has protein sequence MTQAAAHGTRVPGLQPERTVLAWSRTSFAFLANGVLLAIKEIHSAHGWAPLIPAGMALLAALCTYLIAFRRQALLQRRPLPAHIGPRRPVYIIGIATMLLITMATAAQLL, from the coding sequence TTGACCCAGGCGGCGGCGCACGGCACCCGGGTCCCTGGGCTCCAGCCCGAACGCACGGTACTCGCCTGGAGCCGGACGTCGTTCGCATTCCTGGCCAACGGCGTACTGCTGGCCATCAAGGAAATTCACAGCGCCCACGGATGGGCACCGTTGATCCCGGCGGGCATGGCGCTCCTGGCGGCGTTGTGCACCTACCTGATTGCGTTCCGGCGGCAGGCACTACTGCAGCGGCGGCCACTCCCGGCGCACATCGGCCCCCGTCGCCCCGTGTACATCATCGGGATAGCCACCATGCTGCTGATCACGATGGCCACGGCCGCGCAGCTGCTGTAA
- a CDS encoding YidH family protein has product MANERTFLSWQRTALGLLAAAVALVQLVPEMTVPGARRLIGLGLVVLAILTSGMGLLRWQQADHAMRRGDALPRHPSPAYLAVGLCIVGLVALGLIILKVVSR; this is encoded by the coding sequence ATGGCCAACGAGCGCACCTTCCTGTCCTGGCAGCGCACCGCGCTGGGACTGCTGGCCGCGGCGGTCGCCCTGGTGCAGCTCGTTCCCGAGATGACGGTGCCCGGCGCCCGGCGGCTGATCGGATTGGGTCTCGTGGTGCTCGCGATCCTCACCAGCGGGATGGGGCTGCTGCGCTGGCAGCAGGCCGATCACGCGATGCGCCGCGGCGACGCCTTGCCCCGGCACCCCTCGCCGGCCTACCTCGCGGTGGGTCTCTGCATCGTCGGCCTGGTCGCGCTCGGGTTGATCATTCTCAAGGTGGTCTCGCGTTGA
- a CDS encoding phosphotransferase family protein produces MAGLSLGQRDLATTRLQLGRWFEHKFGNAVAIGEMRPANRAAGWSSVSLLFSVDDAREFVVRIPPTGGGIYAEYDLAGQTRTQQLLNHHGIATPSPIYYEADTSWLGSTFLVMPRIVGHTPSDTSYASKGWLHGAGVDVQRRVHDSFLDTLVALQRVPIDEAPWLKRAQGVGNDGELGWWRDYIEWATDKQVPALITDAFDWLYRHQPSEQPELAICWGDARLSNAIFDDAGQVIGVLDWEQACLCPAETDFAWWLATRRQTMEVNGIDADPELPGFDSQERIVRRFEELIGRPLVDLKWYEIFAMVRMGCCILRVQWLLRSMGQGDHGLTRAPIMPAWAIEAIRD; encoded by the coding sequence CGAGCACAAGTTCGGCAATGCCGTCGCCATCGGCGAAATGCGCCCAGCCAACCGGGCAGCGGGGTGGTCGAGCGTAAGCCTGTTGTTCAGCGTCGACGACGCAAGGGAGTTCGTCGTGCGCATCCCGCCGACCGGTGGCGGCATCTACGCCGAATACGACCTGGCCGGTCAGACCCGAACCCAGCAGCTGCTGAACCACCACGGGATCGCGACTCCCTCCCCCATTTACTACGAAGCCGACACCTCGTGGCTGGGGTCGACCTTTCTGGTGATGCCCCGCATCGTCGGACACACCCCGTCGGACACGTCGTACGCGTCGAAGGGCTGGCTGCACGGGGCCGGCGTCGATGTGCAGCGCCGAGTGCACGATTCCTTCCTCGACACACTCGTTGCGCTGCAACGGGTTCCGATCGACGAGGCGCCGTGGCTCAAGCGTGCGCAAGGTGTGGGCAATGACGGCGAGCTCGGCTGGTGGCGCGACTACATCGAGTGGGCGACCGACAAGCAGGTGCCCGCGCTGATCACCGATGCCTTCGACTGGCTCTACCGGCACCAGCCGTCGGAGCAGCCGGAACTCGCGATCTGCTGGGGCGATGCCCGGCTGTCCAACGCCATCTTCGACGACGCCGGTCAGGTCATCGGCGTGCTGGATTGGGAGCAGGCCTGCCTGTGCCCGGCCGAGACCGACTTCGCTTGGTGGCTGGCCACGCGGCGTCAGACCATGGAGGTCAACGGGATCGACGCCGACCCCGAACTACCGGGCTTCGACAGCCAAGAGCGGATCGTCCGTCGCTTCGAGGAGTTGATCGGGCGCCCGCTGGTCGACCTGAAGTGGTACGAGATCTTCGCGATGGTCCGGATGGGCTGTTGCATTCTGCGCGTGCAGTGGCTGCTGCGCAGCATGGGCCAGGGCGACCACGGACTCACCCGGGCGCCGATCATGCCGGCGTGGGCCATCGAGGCGATCCGGGATTAG